The following coding sequences lie in one Calypte anna isolate BGI_N300 chromosome 7, bCalAnn1_v1.p, whole genome shotgun sequence genomic window:
- the C7H2orf69 gene encoding UPF0565 protein C2orf69 homolog: MSRCCPPSAASLFRGLVGPAALCLGRSMSLCGTPAACAAGPAGGRGGGWGGEGGAGFSSARLSPPWLRLPEVPGEEPERANEMLVLLPPALRGPAPPQHHVVYFPGDVQNYHDTMSRHPENCQWKQWSFENVAAILARRFPNSFVWVVKSSRMHLHKFSCYDNFVASNMFGAPEHSTDFGAFKHLHALLVNAFRLSQNILLSQKSVQAVSKDAETAACKAQPQPVPTASDCLATERERDCECSNISMNFVIPSAVGAVSFTLIGFSKGCVVLNQLLYELKEARKDKDTDSFLKSIKAIYWLDGGHSGRNNTWVTCPEVLKELAQTGIEVHAHVTPYQVFDTMRSWIGRQHEKFVQILEELGVEITDRLHFADDVPSLDNHFRVHEVF, translated from the exons ATGAGCAGGTGCTGCCCGCCCTCCGCCGCCTCCCTGTTCCGGGGTCTCGTCGGCCCCGCCGCTCTCTGCCTGGGCAGGAGCATGAGCCTCTGCGGGACGCCGGCCGCCTGTGCGGCGGGGCCTGCGGGAGGTCGCGGCGGCGGTTGGGGCGGTGAGGGGGGCGCGGGCTTCTCCTCAGCGCGGCTGAGCCCGCCCTGGCTGCGTCTGCCGGAGGTGCCGGGTGAGGAACCGGAGCGGGCTAACGagatgctggtgctgctgccgCCGGCCCTccgcggcccggccccgccgcagCATCACGTCGTTTACTTCCCCGGAGATGTGCAG aaCTACCACGACACCATGTCTCGCCACCCAGAAAACTGCCAGTGGAAGCAGTGGAGTTTTGAGAACGTTGCTGCCATACTTGCTCGCCGGTTCCCTAatagttttgtttgggttgtgaAGTCCTCTCGGATGCACCTGCACAAATTCAGTTGTTACGATAACTTTGTGGCGAGCAACATGTTTGGAGCACCCGAGCACAGCACTGACTTTGGAGCTTTCAAGCATCTCCATGCATTGCTCGTTAATGCATTCAGGCTCTCTCAGAACATTCTGCTGTCCCAGAAAAGTGTGCAGGCTGTCAGCAAGGATGCAGAAACAGCTGCTTGTAAAGCCCAGCCACAGCCTGTTCCTACAGCAAGTGACTGCTTGGccacagaaagagagagggattGTGAATGCTCTAATATTTCCATGAACTTTGTTATACCCTCTGCTGTAGGTGCAGTGTCCTTTACCTTGATTGGCTTCAGTAAAGGCTGTGTGGTTTTGAACCAGCTGCTTTATGAACTGAAGGAAGCTCGAAAAGACAAGGACACAGACTCCTTCTTGAAAAGCATCAAAGCCATTTACTGGCTGGATGGTGGTCACTCGGGAAGAAACAATACTTGGGTCACTTGCCCTGAAGTGCTGAAAGAGCTCGCCCAGACAGGGATTGAAGTTCATGCTCATGTTACACCATACCAAGTGTTTGACACCATGAGGTCATGGATTGGGAGACAACATGAGAAATTTGTACAGATACTTGAAGAGCTTGGTGTGGAAATAACTGATCGGCTCCATTTTGCTGACGACGTTCCCTCCTTAGATAACCATTTCAGAGTTCATGAAGTGTTTTGA